The following DNA comes from Poecilia reticulata strain Guanapo linkage group LG5, Guppy_female_1.0+MT, whole genome shotgun sequence.
AAGgctaattaaaaactgtttacttACCTGGTCTGAGCATCCCAGCTGACCTCTGAAGCTAACTGTTTGCAGCCTCCCGCTCTCTGGACTGTACCACCTCTGGCTGAAATTAGAGGGTGAGACGGTGTTGCTGTCGAGTCATTTTGACCTTACTGGATGCTTCTGTTGgtacaaaaatcacaaacataaatataaatcaatctAAATGTCATAAATTAATGGGTTAAATTGGTAATAGActgtaaaagtaacatttattcGTGCGCAAAAAGGTGAAACATCCCCTCTTCCTATACTCAGGAAATAGCACACGGAATATTTTGAGAAATCTTGAGAAATTCTTTTTCGCCTGCAGGAATATAATTTTGTATAtgtattataatttttaatttaaatgtgttttcctcttaagtctttcttttaatcttttaaatgctggcattgtgtttttttacatgaatatAAAGTACAATGTTCGCGGAACGTTTTCAGATAAACTACCGGAAGTAAATGTCAGTCGGACTCGAAAGGGCGAAGCACCGGCTGAGTACATGTGAGGTAAACATtagaaatttctgtttttgctgtcaacctgtagattttaaaattaatttatattttttgtgatgtGTGTGTTCGTTGTACATGAGGTAGTCTTACTCTGCtcagtgtctgtgtgtttcaATCTAATACTAAACATGAAATGATCACGAGTTTATTCTCCTGTTTTCTGTTCCTCTGTCCTGTAAAACAGCTTAATATTACCTGCAAAACTATCTCAAACCTGGATATTTATCACAGATTCCTCCTGTAGACGTCAGTGATCCATTTAAAAAGGACTGCAGCACCACCACTGTGCCGTCAGCTCCTTTGTccatttgatttgttgtttgatCTTAGATAACATgcagttacttttaaattttattcccACTACTTTGTTTGAACTATTAAGTGTTTTTCATCCTCCTCCAATCAACATGCGTCTTATGTTCAATGTATTTGAATATTTGACGTTTTCTCCTTTCATAAACCCTTAGactgtttacatatttttataaagatCGTGTAACATCATATCTTTATGATGTTACAcgaacagtaaaaaaaagtaaacttttttttactgttattaaaCTGATTACCCAAATTGACCTACAAAGATGTTGATGAACTAATgagttgaacattttaaatatattttcagagaaaaatgattaaaccctaaaaaccttttgactaTAGAAACAGAAAAGCCTGTTCACATAAGAAGCTGCTCCATTTTCTAACATCTCTGTCTCCTTTTAAggtttgttgctgaaataactGATGCTGCTCCTCACATATCAGTAGATGTCTGGATGGCTGTGTTTACTACAGGCTGCTGGTGTTTGCTGTTCTTACAGTGACTTTGGTTTTGTGGATTCGGCGCAATGCGGCGGCTTTACATCGGTGGGTTGAACCACACGGTCACCCAGAAGGATTTGAAGGACCGGTTTGGAAAGTTTGGAGAGGTTCTGGATGTAGAGCTGCGGACCAGGAAGGATGAGGAGGGTGAGAAAGATCTTGATGGTCTGAGAGTTGTAAAAGaagttaatgtgttttaatattataGCCACCAACTGGAGGTTCTCATTCAAAATCATAGCTGTCATGTATGATAAATAAGAACTCCGTGAggcagttaatgaaaacatggccTTTAAGATAAAGATCTTATAacataagacaaataaaaagcatcatAATTCAGAAATATGGGTGtaagaaattatgtttaataGCTGCTGAAATATTTGCCATAGTTGCTGTTTAATCTGCCATCGGAAtgcatatttaaactttttgagtATTTCAGTGATTGTAATGATatgaaaaaaattctgacatttcttcactgcttcagttaaacaccCTACAATTCTGCACTGCATGAttatcactgtcacatgaccaaacaacaACAAGGTGGAAATAAACATCAGTTGTTAATATTGGCCCAATTTTATCTATTGAGCTGAAtccaaatatataaaaaatgactaataatgtTAATGCTGATATATTGTGCTTTCCTAGTTTATTTCTTGCATGATGGAACACAGATGTCTATTTAATAAGATTTAAACTGATCAACAGTTTATAAACAAAACTTCTGAAACCAACATCATAAATCATCTTTATGGTTAAATGTTACCTACAGTTTTCTCTATTTGttacttcatttattttgattttacatcAGAACTGCTTTGAAAACTGAGTAGTATTTTAACCAAATTAGTGgatataatttttctttgaatatttgtttctgctgaaagCTTAAAGTTTCTGCGATATTTTCCAATCAAACCAAGAAAAGAATGActccaaatgtttttggttaaaatcaGGAATCTTCTTAGAAACATCCTCCCTGTTTCCTGCCATGGCTCCATCAGATTTCCTGATGTTATTatcttgtttttcctgcaggtaTTCCTTACAAAACATTCGCTTACATTAACATCAACATTTCTGAAGCAGACCTGAAGAAATGTAAGTGAAGAAACTTCTACAGTCAATATTTCCACCttgaagcagctgcaggaaactttctctgtaacataaaataactCCATCCTGTGACCTGATGACAGCGAGATATTGCTAGACgtgtagtatttatttatttcccttcAGACAGATTGTAGATTTTTATCTAATAAATAGAAAACTGATGTAGAGAGTATTAAATGACATTAAGCAGCGCTGAAACTAATAATCTGATGTTTTAGAACAGATTCAGAGGAGGTGAAAttttctccgtctctctgtttATCTGTTTGTTCTCTGAGATTTATGTGACATCAGAGTTATGTCTTcgtgtttcctctgcaggtatGACGGTTCTTAATAAATCCAAATGGAAAGGAGGAACTCTGCAGATTGAAGCAGCCAAGGAGAGCTTCCTCCACAGGTTCATTTTATTACTGAACTTCACATCCTAGGGAGGGAAATTTCATTTTATACAGAAGATCTGAATATAAAATTTAGGAAGCAGAGAGAGATTTCTGTCAATGGCctatttacaaatgaaaataatataaaattgcTG
Coding sequences within:
- the LOC108166297 gene encoding nucleolar protein 8-like, with the protein product MRRLYIGGLNHTVTQKDLKDRFGKFGEVLDVELRTRKDEEGIPYKTFAYININISEADLKKCMTVLNKSKWKGGTLQIEAAKESFLHRLAQERQQAADHHLQRSETEAKKQKLLDSWSKAGVQNFTMKAAVPGSEVPGCKVGLSASSCS